A stretch of the Planctomycetota bacterium genome encodes the following:
- a CDS encoding transketolase, giving the protein MSFEAAVHAQAIDLCRMSLDMTDAAGSGHPTTAMSLSHLVTVLMFHTMRWSPEYPDYPTSDRLVLSSGHGVPVVYAAACKLGVMVGKDPDNRRPLTLDDAMNLRSQDSELDGHPNPMEGFPFFDAATGSLGQGLSVACGVAEADILDERDRLVYCILGDGEAREGQVWEAIDYIAERGLRGVLPIFNCNGFGQAGRVSNQQSPETLHSKLESAGLRVSRINGHDPSAILAAFEDFRQNAGADDAKPFAIVAETVKGWGAPSVQGGGWHGKPPSGPALERAKSELDERRGELTSALSSADSFAIQPPSEPKQPAAGAGEMPSMGEAMKQFDMESLLHTGSLATRKAYGLALRAMGRPLPEVVVLDADVSNSTFAETFAKDAELAPRFFECKIAEQHMISMGVGLSAAGKTAFSSSFAKFVTRAYDQIEMAINSGANLKIVGSHSGVTLAADGPSQMGLPDISWFRSFTTMRDHRGNPGCYVLQPSDAYSAYALTQVMAEYEGVCYMRTHRPDVEFLYSSEDVFNLGGFEVLNEGRDVLICASGYMVHEANKAIELLDKAAIQATLVDMYSLPFDTDKLLDLISANGGFVISLEDNYGGALGGAIADAIAESGDGFTLKQMHVRHIPKSARTPEELLAACGLTADDLVESVKDVLQLV; this is encoded by the coding sequence ATGTCCTTCGAAGCCGCCGTCCACGCCCAGGCCATCGATCTCTGCCGCATGTCGCTCGACATGACCGATGCCGCCGGAAGCGGACACCCCACCACGGCCATGAGCCTCTCGCACCTCGTCACGGTGCTGATGTTCCACACCATGCGGTGGAGCCCCGAGTACCCCGACTACCCGACCAGCGATCGCCTCGTGCTGAGCTCGGGCCACGGCGTGCCGGTGGTCTACGCCGCGGCCTGCAAGCTGGGGGTGATGGTCGGCAAGGATCCCGACAACCGTCGGCCGCTGACCCTCGACGACGCGATGAATCTGCGGTCCCAGGACAGCGAGCTCGACGGCCACCCCAACCCGATGGAGGGCTTCCCGTTCTTCGACGCGGCCACGGGCTCGCTGGGCCAGGGGCTGAGCGTCGCCTGCGGCGTCGCCGAGGCCGACATCCTGGATGAGCGCGACCGCCTGGTGTACTGCATCCTGGGTGACGGCGAGGCCCGCGAGGGCCAGGTCTGGGAGGCGATCGACTACATCGCCGAGCGCGGCCTCCGCGGCGTGCTGCCGATCTTCAACTGCAACGGCTTCGGCCAGGCCGGCCGGGTGAGCAACCAGCAGTCGCCCGAGACGCTGCACAGCAAGCTGGAGAGCGCGGGCCTGCGGGTGTCGCGGATCAACGGACACGATCCGTCGGCCATCCTCGCGGCCTTCGAGGACTTCCGCCAGAACGCCGGTGCCGACGACGCGAAGCCCTTCGCGATCGTGGCCGAGACGGTCAAGGGCTGGGGCGCCCCCTCGGTGCAGGGCGGCGGCTGGCACGGCAAGCCGCCGTCGGGCCCGGCGCTCGAGCGGGCCAAGAGCGAGCTGGACGAGCGGCGCGGCGAGCTGACGAGCGCGCTCTCGAGCGCCGATAGCTTCGCCATCCAGCCGCCCAGCGAGCCCAAGCAGCCCGCGGCCGGCGCGGGCGAGATGCCGAGCATGGGCGAGGCCATGAAGCAGTTCGACATGGAGAGCCTGCTGCACACCGGCAGCCTGGCGACCCGCAAGGCCTACGGGCTGGCGCTGCGGGCGATGGGCCGCCCGCTGCCCGAGGTCGTGGTGCTCGACGCCGACGTGAGCAACTCGACCTTCGCCGAGACCTTCGCCAAGGACGCCGAGCTGGCCCCCCGCTTCTTCGAGTGCAAGATCGCCGAGCAGCACATGATCTCGATGGGCGTGGGCCTGAGCGCCGCGGGCAAGACGGCCTTCTCGTCGTCGTTCGCCAAGTTCGTTACCCGCGCGTACGACCAGATCGAGATGGCCATCAACAGCGGGGCCAACCTCAAGATCGTCGGCAGCCACAGCGGCGTCACGCTCGCCGCCGACGGCCCCAGCCAGATGGGCCTGCCCGACATCAGCTGGTTCCGCAGCTTCACCACCATGCGGGACCACCGCGGCAACCCGGGGTGTTACGTGCTGCAGCCCAGCGACGCCTACAGCGCCTACGCGCTGACGCAGGTCATGGCCGAGTACGAGGGCGTGTGCTACATGCGGACGCACCGGCCCGACGTCGAGTTCCTCTACTCGAGCGAGGACGTCTTCAACCTCGGCGGCTTCGAGGTGCTCAACGAGGGCCGCGACGTGCTGATCTGCGCGTCGGGCTACATGGTGCACGAGGCCAACAAGGCCATCGAGCTGCTCGACAAGGCCGCGATCCAGGCCACACTGGTCGACATGTACAGCCTGCCCTTCGACACCGACAAGCTGCTGGACCTCATCTCGGCCAACGGCGGATTCGTGATCTCGCTGGAGGACAACTACGGCGGAGCGCTGGGCGGCGCCATCGCCGACGCCATCGCCGAGAGCGGCGACGGCTTCACCCTCAAGCAGATGCACGTGCGGCACATCCCCAAGAGCGCCCGCACCCCCGAGGAGCTGCTGGCGGCCTGCGGCCTGACGGCGGACGACCTCGTAGAGAGCGTGAAGGACGTGCTGCAGCTGGTGTAG
- a CDS encoding SpoIID/LytB domain-containing protein, whose amino-acid sequence MARRRSIAHWCLRAACLLACCVAIGSSACQSAGPPPAFDGVAGLPAHGGTIRVRIAHAADEILVTGPRLVLIRNTGRTSVLRTPIRMIADGATVVLDAAGERLRVAGSVTLASAEPRAVPPPPRYTPEWFAEAPAVELDGAAYAGEVQVQAGGDGLTAINVVDLEQYVASVIARELYPSWHPAAFEAQAVAARSYAVHEMGEALRARRGYDVMASTADQAFGGRTTLRRAIDATIATRGRILSWRGRPLKAYYSSTAGGRSASAADTWPDGPGFGYNLAAPLQARRIVHASEASPYHRWTVRRSTEDVTRRLRAWGATNGHDLRLARDVVFIGVHSTNRVGRPTHYSVHERNGVSYVLEAEQLRGALNAAAEGLPAATGDQLVRSGDLEAVASGGHFVFRGRGFGHGVGMCQFSAHALAMRRWHAERILANFYPGARVERVY is encoded by the coding sequence ATGGCTCGCCGACGGAGCATCGCGCACTGGTGCCTGCGGGCGGCGTGCCTGCTGGCGTGCTGCGTTGCTATTGGCTCGTCGGCATGCCAATCGGCGGGGCCGCCGCCGGCCTTCGACGGAGTGGCCGGCCTGCCGGCCCACGGTGGCACCATCCGGGTCCGCATCGCGCACGCGGCGGACGAGATCCTGGTGACCGGCCCGCGGCTCGTGCTGATCCGGAACACGGGGCGCACCAGCGTCCTCCGCACCCCCATTCGGATGATCGCCGACGGAGCGACCGTCGTGCTCGACGCCGCGGGCGAACGGCTACGGGTGGCCGGCTCGGTCACGCTGGCCTCGGCCGAACCCCGCGCCGTGCCGCCGCCTCCCCGGTACACGCCCGAGTGGTTCGCCGAGGCGCCCGCGGTCGAACTCGACGGCGCCGCCTACGCCGGCGAGGTCCAAGTTCAGGCGGGCGGCGACGGGCTCACGGCGATCAACGTCGTCGATCTGGAGCAGTACGTGGCTTCGGTCATCGCGCGAGAGCTGTATCCGAGCTGGCACCCGGCCGCCTTCGAGGCGCAGGCCGTCGCCGCCCGTTCGTACGCCGTGCACGAGATGGGCGAAGCGTTGCGTGCACGCCGCGGCTACGACGTCATGGCCTCGACCGCCGATCAGGCGTTCGGCGGCCGAACCACGCTAAGGCGCGCGATCGACGCGACGATCGCCACGCGCGGACGGATCCTGTCGTGGCGCGGACGGCCGCTCAAGGCGTACTACTCCTCCACTGCGGGGGGGCGGTCCGCGAGCGCCGCCGACACCTGGCCCGACGGCCCGGGTTTCGGCTACAACCTGGCGGCTCCGCTGCAGGCGCGACGCATCGTGCACGCAAGTGAGGCGTCGCCGTACCACCGCTGGACGGTGCGGCGCTCGACCGAGGACGTCACCCGACGCCTGCGGGCCTGGGGCGCAACCAACGGACACGACCTGCGGCTCGCCCGCGACGTCGTGTTCATCGGCGTGCATTCCACCAACCGCGTCGGGCGGCCGACGCACTATTCGGTGCATGAGCGCAACGGCGTATCTTATGTTCTCGAGGCCGAGCAACTCCGCGGAGCGCTCAACGCGGCGGCGGAGGGCCTGCCCGCGGCAACCGGCGACCAGCTCGTGCGGAGCGGAGACCTAGAAGCGGTGGCGTCGGGCGGCCATTTCGTCTTCCGCGGCCGCGGCTTCGGCCATGGTGTGGGCATGTGCCAGTTCTCGGCGCACGCACTCGCAATGCGGCGGTGGCACGCCGAGCGGATCCTGGCGAACTTCTATCCCGGGGCCCGCGTGGAGCGGGTGTACTAG
- the dprA gene encoding DNA-processing protein DprA: MPEATATPTSSHRSMLALTLVAGLGPARIRRLVAVLGSAERAAHASAADLSSIPSIGEATARKLAAGLAQSRQETDAELELVERAGVKLVAYTDGTYPAALRHDEYAPALLYVRGTLDGLADRGLGIVGSRKCSAYGLDQAARFAGTLAGQGWWIVSGGARGIDTAAHRAALRVNGQTVAVLGCGLGRCYPEENAPLFDEIAEDGGAVVSELPMRRGPEPRNFPARNRIIAGLSRGVLVVEAARGSGALITARQAGEQGRDVMAVPGRADLESSRGCHDLIRDGATLVSAPEEAAEMLESGAAGVLYQPPPPATASRDGLNADGATDYERIPNSVEDRVLAALDEPLTMDQVCVRLGLPPEQVRASVTLLEVRRRIRRQDGRLLRSR, from the coding sequence ATGCCCGAGGCGACGGCGACACCGACCTCGTCCCACCGGAGCATGCTCGCGCTGACGCTGGTCGCGGGCCTCGGGCCGGCGCGCATCCGTCGGCTGGTGGCCGTGCTCGGCTCCGCCGAACGCGCCGCCCACGCGAGCGCAGCCGATCTCTCGAGCATCCCATCGATCGGGGAGGCCACGGCCCGGAAGCTGGCCGCCGGCCTTGCGCAATCCCGCCAAGAGACCGACGCCGAGCTCGAGTTGGTCGAGCGCGCGGGCGTCAAGCTCGTCGCATACACCGACGGGACCTACCCCGCCGCCCTTCGCCACGATGAGTACGCCCCCGCGTTGCTGTACGTCCGCGGCACGCTCGACGGCCTCGCCGATCGCGGGCTGGGCATCGTCGGCTCGCGGAAGTGCTCGGCCTACGGCCTCGATCAGGCGGCGCGGTTCGCCGGCACGCTCGCGGGCCAGGGCTGGTGGATCGTGTCGGGTGGAGCCCGGGGCATCGATACCGCGGCCCACCGCGCCGCCCTGCGGGTCAACGGCCAGACCGTCGCCGTGCTGGGCTGCGGGCTGGGCCGCTGCTACCCCGAAGAGAACGCCCCGCTCTTCGACGAGATCGCCGAGGACGGCGGCGCCGTCGTTTCCGAGTTGCCAATGCGGCGAGGACCCGAGCCCCGCAACTTCCCGGCTCGCAACCGGATCATCGCCGGGCTGTCGCGGGGCGTGCTCGTGGTCGAGGCCGCCCGCGGCTCGGGGGCGCTGATCACCGCCCGCCAGGCCGGCGAACAGGGGCGGGACGTGATGGCGGTGCCGGGCCGCGCGGATCTGGAGTCCAGCCGGGGCTGCCACGACCTCATCCGCGATGGCGCCACGCTCGTGTCGGCCCCCGAGGAGGCCGCCGAGATGCTCGAATCCGGGGCGGCCGGCGTGCTCTACCAGCCCCCGCCGCCCGCGACCGCCAGCCGCGATGGGCTCAACGCGGATGGTGCAACCGACTACGAGCGGATTCCGAACAGCGTAGAGGACCGGGTACTCGCCGCGCTGGATGAGCCCCTGACGATGGACCAGGTGTGCGTTCGGCTCGGGCTGCCGCCGGAGCAGGTCCGCGCCAGCGTGACGCTGCTGGAGGTGCGGCGCCGGATCCGCAGGCAGGATGGCCGGCTTCTGCGGAGCCGCTAG
- the lexA gene encoding transcriptional repressor LexA: protein MNLTPKQLRILRLIRDWRIRRGYSPTMQELADEIGVSKVTVFEHVEALIKKGALVREPNKARSLSIAEGISVPDEARPFRYPLVGKIAAGYPIEKVADSDEIDLQQLVGNSGDGSRSMFALKVDGDSMRDEGILDGDYVLIERSPTAHNGERVVALLPDGATTLKTFYKEDDHIRLQPANPDFEPIRVKHCEVQGIVRGVVRRYA from the coding sequence ATGAACCTGACTCCAAAGCAGCTGCGCATCCTCAGGCTCATCCGCGATTGGCGGATTCGCCGGGGCTATTCGCCGACGATGCAGGAGCTCGCCGACGAGATCGGCGTCAGCAAGGTAACCGTGTTCGAGCACGTCGAGGCACTCATCAAGAAGGGCGCCCTCGTGCGCGAGCCCAACAAGGCACGCTCTTTGTCGATCGCGGAGGGGATCTCGGTTCCCGATGAGGCGCGACCGTTCCGCTACCCGCTGGTCGGCAAGATCGCAGCGGGCTACCCGATCGAGAAGGTGGCCGATTCGGACGAGATCGACCTGCAGCAGCTGGTGGGCAACAGCGGCGACGGCAGCCGCTCGATGTTCGCCCTCAAGGTCGACGGCGACAGCATGCGGGACGAGGGCATCCTCGATGGCGACTACGTGCTGATCGAGCGATCCCCCACGGCCCACAACGGCGAGCGGGTGGTCGCGCTGCTGCCGGATGGCGCCACCACGCTCAAGACCTTCTACAAGGAGGACGACCACATCCGCCTGCAGCCCGCCAACCCGGACTTCGAGCCCATCCGCGTGAAGCACTGCGAGGTGCAGGGCATCGTGCGGGGCGTCGTGCGGCGGTACGCGTAG
- the ispD gene encoding 2-C-methyl-D-erythritol 4-phosphate cytidylyltransferase, with translation MPSTTVIVCAAGSGRRFQTSAGAHRNKLSADLCGEPVLLRSIETAAAAPGVDRVLVAGPAEPAALTRFEEEFGGAIAARKGTIVAGGITERYETVARALARLPDEAEWVLVHDAARPCTPPEVFVRVIEALSDAPAVVPAMGVADTLKRARPAEGAIDQLQVARTEDRAGIHLAQTPQGFHRGVLEKAYKATDLRSTDDAQLVERLGRPVLLVQGDPRNIKITRPEDLELARAIWPTLGLAP, from the coding sequence GTGCCCTCGACGACCGTCATCGTGTGCGCCGCCGGCTCGGGGCGACGCTTCCAGACGTCCGCCGGCGCGCATCGCAACAAGCTGTCGGCAGACCTGTGCGGCGAGCCCGTGCTGCTCCGCTCGATAGAGACCGCCGCGGCCGCGCCGGGCGTCGATCGCGTGCTGGTCGCGGGGCCAGCCGAACCGGCGGCTCTGACGAGGTTCGAGGAGGAGTTCGGCGGGGCCATCGCGGCCCGGAAGGGCACCATCGTCGCGGGTGGAATTACGGAGCGATACGAGACCGTCGCTCGGGCCCTCGCCCGCCTGCCCGACGAGGCCGAGTGGGTCCTAGTCCACGATGCTGCCCGGCCCTGCACGCCGCCGGAGGTCTTCGTTCGCGTCATCGAGGCGCTGTCGGATGCGCCCGCCGTCGTCCCGGCCATGGGCGTGGCCGACACGCTGAAGCGTGCGCGTCCCGCCGAGGGAGCGATCGATCAGCTGCAGGTCGCCCGGACCGAGGATCGCGCCGGCATCCACTTAGCCCAGACGCCCCAGGGCTTCCATCGAGGCGTGCTCGAGAAGGCCTATAAGGCCACGGACCTACGGAGCACCGACGACGCCCAGCTCGTCGAGCGGCTCGGCCGCCCCGTGCTGCTCGTGCAGGGCGATCCGCGGAACATCAAGATCACCCGGCCCGAGGATCTGGAGCTGGCCCGCGCGATCTGGCCCACGCTCGGCCTTGCCCCCTGA
- a CDS encoding iron ABC transporter permease, which yields MTPALRRRSRLLATAAAMTAAAVVLVPVGVVLSTVFQDGDGAFAHIASTRLGLYAGNTTLLVLGVVTLAVLLGVPPAWLVTMHEFQGRRTLSWLLLLPLAVPGYIAAYALTDLLQPAGPLRAIAIDAGSVRTWWPRVRTLPGATCILAFSLYPYVYVAARAAFLALPSSLLDASRTLGRTPLSTFARVAIPVSAPTIAAGTLLVVMETVADFGAADYCAVDTFATGVYRAWATLASPVAAGQLASVLLAAIFAVMLVLLITRGRKRFHADGARTRPPTPTRLPALRASAAVLACLVPIAGGFIAPVGWLAYLAATRGDARARELLLDHGGATAGLAAAAAAIAVLLGLVLVAARRWSPGAVTRAACRTAQLGYAVPGTVLGVGVLAAVARFDHGINDAASAAGLARPGLLLGGTIAAVLLGYQARFVSVSSGLLAGAMDRVPPRLDEAARTLGAGGIRALVRVQLPLLRPALLAAALLVFVDVAKELPMTLMLRPFGLDTLAVRVYQLASDERLDEASTGALAIIAVGLLPVATLAASMGGRRGRDAGDTA from the coding sequence ATGACCCCGGCGCTGCGGCGGCGGTCGCGTTTGCTGGCGACGGCCGCGGCGATGACCGCGGCCGCCGTCGTGCTGGTGCCGGTCGGGGTCGTCCTCTCGACGGTCTTCCAGGACGGCGACGGAGCCTTTGCCCACATCGCGTCCACGCGTCTTGGACTCTACGCGGGCAACACCACGCTGCTCGTGCTCGGCGTGGTCACTCTCGCAGTGCTCCTGGGCGTGCCGCCGGCGTGGCTGGTCACGATGCACGAGTTCCAGGGCCGCCGCACGCTGTCCTGGCTGCTGCTCCTGCCGCTCGCCGTGCCGGGGTACATCGCGGCCTACGCCCTGACCGACCTGCTGCAACCCGCCGGTCCGCTGCGGGCCATCGCGATCGATGCCGGCAGCGTGCGGACCTGGTGGCCCCGCGTGCGCACGCTGCCCGGTGCTACGTGTATCCTGGCGTTCTCGCTCTATCCATATGTCTATGTCGCCGCCCGCGCCGCCTTCCTCGCGCTGCCCAGTTCGCTGCTGGACGCCTCGCGCACGCTTGGCCGCACGCCGCTGTCCACCTTCGCCCGCGTTGCGATTCCGGTCTCGGCACCGACCATCGCGGCCGGCACGCTGCTGGTCGTCATGGAGACGGTCGCCGATTTCGGCGCCGCGGACTACTGCGCCGTGGATACATTCGCGACGGGCGTCTACCGCGCCTGGGCCACGCTGGCCTCGCCGGTCGCGGCCGGCCAGCTCGCGTCCGTGCTGCTCGCCGCCATCTTCGCGGTCATGCTCGTCCTCCTCATCACGCGGGGACGCAAGCGATTCCACGCCGACGGCGCTCGCACGCGACCCCCGACGCCGACGCGTCTGCCCGCCCTGCGCGCCTCGGCCGCCGTGCTGGCGTGCCTCGTGCCCATCGCGGGGGGCTTCATCGCACCCGTGGGCTGGCTGGCCTACCTCGCGGCCACGCGTGGCGACGCCCGGGCCCGCGAGCTGTTGCTCGACCACGGCGGCGCGACCGCCGGCCTCGCCGCCGCCGCCGCCGCCATCGCCGTGCTGCTGGGGCTCGTGCTGGTCGCCGCGCGGCGATGGTCGCCCGGCGCGGTGACGCGGGCTGCGTGCCGAACCGCACAGCTCGGGTACGCCGTCCCGGGCACGGTGCTGGGGGTGGGGGTGCTGGCCGCCGTCGCTCGGTTCGATCACGGGATCAACGACGCTGCATCCGCCGCCGGCCTTGCCCGCCCCGGGCTGCTTCTCGGCGGCACCATCGCCGCGGTGCTGCTGGGCTACCAGGCGCGGTTCGTCTCGGTCTCTTCCGGACTGCTCGCCGGCGCGATGGACAGAGTCCCGCCGAGGCTCGACGAGGCCGCCCGCACCCTCGGCGCCGGCGGCATCCGAGCACTCGTGCGGGTCCAGCTCCCGCTGCTGCGGCCGGCGTTGCTGGCGGCGGCGCTGCTCGTCTTCGTCGATGTCGCCAAGGAGCTGCCCATGACGCTCATGCTGAGGCCCTTCGGGCTCGACACGCTCGCCGTTCGCGTCTACCAGCTAGCCTCCGACGAGCGGCTCGACGAGGCCTCGACGGGCGCGCTCGCCATTATCGCTGTTGGCTTGCTTCCCGTTGCCACACTCGCCGCCTCGATGGGCGGCCGACGCGGCCGCGATGCTGGCGACACCGCCTGA
- a CDS encoding EfeM/EfeO family lipoprotein — protein sequence MLRRDVVKASLAAGMGLAAGSALGCTTRLGATAVRRQAAGTSQQRAAVTAGLAYFQRRCEDQKPLVRALADAIASGDLSRAKRAYVESRPPYEEIEVLAASFEVSDSDIDARPYSFERGETDPEFRGFHKVEALIFAYEDLDAALPFARGLVRSVERLSEELGELDRFSVDGQFAGMYAVSNEVAAKKISSEEEAWSDQSLLIFRHNWIGVYSQFEPFAPLLAEQHQTHVDRVADAYRAARATVERHFSAGSAAGTPYSRIGIVERRTIADASNRLRDAIAGAAEAMGVDVLG from the coding sequence ATGCTCCGACGAGACGTTGTCAAGGCGAGCCTGGCTGCCGGAATGGGACTCGCCGCCGGCTCGGCGCTGGGGTGCACGACGAGGCTCGGTGCGACGGCCGTGCGTCGGCAGGCCGCGGGCACGTCGCAGCAGCGCGCGGCCGTGACCGCTGGCCTCGCGTACTTCCAGCGGCGCTGCGAGGACCAGAAGCCCCTGGTCCGTGCGCTCGCCGACGCAATTGCCTCGGGTGATCTTTCCCGGGCCAAGCGCGCCTACGTCGAGTCGCGACCGCCCTATGAAGAGATCGAAGTCCTCGCCGCCAGCTTCGAGGTTAGCGATAGCGACATCGATGCCCGGCCGTACTCCTTCGAACGCGGCGAGACGGATCCCGAGTTCCGCGGCTTCCACAAGGTGGAGGCCCTCATCTTTGCGTACGAGGACCTCGACGCCGCACTGCCCTTCGCCCGCGGGTTGGTCCGCAGCGTCGAGCGACTATCGGAGGAACTCGGGGAACTCGATCGCTTCAGCGTTGACGGCCAGTTCGCCGGCATGTACGCGGTGAGCAATGAGGTGGCGGCCAAGAAGATCTCCAGCGAGGAAGAGGCCTGGTCCGACCAGTCGCTGCTGATCTTCCGGCACAACTGGATCGGCGTGTACAGCCAATTCGAGCCGTTCGCGCCGCTGCTCGCCGAGCAGCACCAGACGCACGTCGATCGCGTGGCCGACGCCTACAGAGCCGCGCGGGCTACCGTCGAGCGGCACTTCTCGGCCGGGTCGGCCGCCGGCACGCCCTACAGCCGCATCGGCATCGTCGAACGCCGCACCATCGCGGATGCGAGCAACCGCCTGCGGGACGCCATCGCCGGTGCGGCCGAGGCCATGGGCGTCGACGTCCTCGGATGA
- a CDS encoding extracellular solute-binding protein: MLHLIAAIVSLAIAFSATTDLATDQDEVVNVYSARHYDTDDALYERFTAQTGIRVNLIEGRSDALLARLQREGDLSPADVFITVDAARLQQAVEAGVLAETESAELEARVPATLRDPEGRWFALTRRVRLIVVHRDRVPEGAITSYADLADPRWRDRVLVRSSSSVYNQSLVAAMADAAGAEATEAWCEGLVTNFARNPQGGDRDQVRAVAAGEGDVALVNHYYVARMLTGGGADRDAAESVRVIFPDQSSASASDGSKGLSGAHVNISGAGVVKTAPNRENAIKFIEYLLSNDAQRALAEGNNEYPVVPGVPITSVLRGFGTFRADDVPVSAMASGNREAVEMMDRAGWR, translated from the coding sequence TTGCTCCATCTCATCGCAGCCATCGTGTCGCTCGCCATCGCGTTCTCGGCCACGACCGACCTGGCCACCGACCAGGACGAGGTCGTCAACGTCTACTCCGCTCGGCACTACGACACCGACGACGCGCTGTACGAGCGATTCACCGCCCAGACCGGCATCCGGGTCAACCTCATCGAGGGCCGCAGCGACGCCTTGCTCGCGCGGCTGCAGCGGGAGGGCGACCTCAGCCCCGCCGACGTGTTCATCACCGTGGACGCGGCGCGGCTGCAGCAGGCGGTCGAGGCCGGCGTGCTCGCCGAGACCGAGTCCGCCGAGTTGGAGGCCCGCGTGCCCGCCACGCTCCGCGATCCCGAGGGTCGCTGGTTTGCGCTCACGCGTCGCGTCCGGCTGATCGTCGTCCATCGGGATCGCGTACCCGAGGGTGCCATCACGAGCTACGCCGACCTGGCCGACCCTCGTTGGCGGGACCGCGTGCTGGTCCGAAGCTCGAGCAGCGTGTACAACCAGTCGCTCGTGGCGGCGATGGCCGATGCGGCCGGTGCCGAAGCCACCGAGGCGTGGTGCGAGGGTCTGGTCACCAACTTCGCCCGCAACCCGCAGGGTGGCGACCGCGATCAGGTCCGCGCCGTGGCCGCGGGCGAGGGTGACGTTGCCCTGGTCAACCACTACTACGTCGCGAGGATGCTCACCGGCGGCGGGGCCGACCGGGACGCGGCCGAGTCCGTTCGCGTGATCTTCCCGGACCAGTCGTCCGCCTCCGCGTCCGATGGATCGAAAGGCCTCTCGGGCGCCCACGTGAACATCAGCGGCGCGGGCGTGGTCAAGACGGCGCCGAACCGCGAGAACGCGATCAAGTTCATCGAGTATCTCTTGAGCAACGACGCCCAGAGAGCGCTCGCCGAGGGCAACAACGAATATCCAGTCGTTCCGGGCGTGCCCATCACCAGCGTGCTCCGCGGCTTCGGCACGTTCCGCGCCGACGACGTCCCGGTGTCGGCCATGGCCTCGGGCAACCGCGAGGCGGTCGAGATGATGGACCGTGCAGGCTGGCGCTAG